Below is a window of Arabidopsis thaliana chromosome 2, partial sequence DNA.
GTTTCTACGGATTTTGTAGATTCAGGAATTTAGAAATGGTGATTCGATTTCAATGGTTTTAGATCTGATTCAGTCTTCACTCTTGTTCCactattttgaaaattggcTAAAAACTAGGTTTCGTCGTCTAATTCTCCCGACGTTCTTCGAGAAATGTGAACTTTGAGGTGAAGATTTTGCGTTAGCATATGTGGTTTTGTATAATTGACGTTGCTACTATTCTGATTGTGAATTTTAAGCAGCATTCACAATTGAATTGAGTCTTCACTTTGTTCAGCTCTGAATCTATCATCTCTGAATGTTGGCAAGTTATagtttcttattatatttcggtgttttggtttgttgtgctaggttttattttatacaatgGGTCGTGGAAACAGCTGTGGTGGAGGTCAAAGCTCATTGGATTATCTCTTTGGTGGTGACGCTCCTGCTCCTAAGCCAGTTCCAGCTCCTCGTCCCGCTCCTACTGAGTCTAACAACGGACCTGCACCACCAGTAACAGCTGTGACTGCAACCGCACTCACGACTGCTACTACTTCTGTTGAGCCTGCAGAGCTTAACAAGCAGATTCCTGCTGGTATCAAAACTCCTGTTAACAACTATGCCAGAGCTGAAGGACAGAACACCGGCAA
It encodes the following:
- the SPR1 gene encoding spiral1 (SPIRAL1 (SPR1); FUNCTIONS IN: molecular_function unknown; INVOLVED IN: anisotropic cell growth, unidimensional cell growth; LOCATED IN: spindle microtubule, cortical microtubule, transverse to long axis, preprophase band, phragmoplast; EXPRESSED IN: 25 plant structures; EXPRESSED DURING: 14 growth stages; BEST Arabidopsis thaliana protein match is: SPIRAL1-like2 (TAIR:AT1G69230.2); Has 191 Blast hits to 165 proteins in 37 species: Archae - 0; Bacteria - 8; Metazoa - 3; Fungi - 6; Plants - 146; Viruses - 0; Other Eukaryotes - 28 (source: NCBI BLink).) — its product is MGRGNSCGGGQSSLDYLFGGDAPAPKPVPAPRPAPTESNNGPAPPVTAVTATALTTATTSVEPAELNKQIPAGIKTPVNNYARAEGQNTGNFLTDRPSTKVHAAPGGGSSLDYLFTGGK